One genomic segment of Cystobacter fuscus DSM 2262 includes these proteins:
- a CDS encoding carboxypeptidase-like regulatory domain-containing protein yields the protein MRKWLVIGLAFAMLSVAVAVLWPRSGVPASTGNAGAPAIRALPEFEPVEVSSGASEGLTLTGRVLDPSGRPVPDAEVSLAASAQKTLTSVRCDECGQALLACPARESGIHAWAFFEQARGFLQARASTRTDAQGRFRFDHLVGVSFSVWARAGGFGAALRERAAPGEPVDLYLSSPRSIGGQVVDDAGRGMPGARVYAVSRKVPVPSEAVTGPDGSFTLSGLGEGPFYVVASAQGFLPSVEHQVEAGPRPVRLRLEPSRTLEVHVTHQGRPVEATVRLRADHLAREARAERGVVRFEDLYPDSLVVSAEAGALGAEPRTLTLSERLTQVTLELEEAGTLLVTVVDEAGQPVPSPTLMLRTSRGPLPIHTQKPQTGALVQFGPLAVGDYVLEGKAPGYQDAQLPARVKPGETTLELEMSRATLISGQVLDQYGRPAPNVSVLVQPTGDAVLADEEGHFSAPVPTPGLYELHAHHSEWGGGQVKATAPAEGVKLELEPRASLEVTVTSEGRRVEGADVMLWVESEGIFRSDSTSGSDGVVPMRGLPSGTYALVATHPDYLPSPRQSVVVEDGQTQRVTVSLEPGAVLRGEVVDTQGAPIAGATVSVLPRASEAVTTDAQGQFEMRALNPGRPYLVEARHPAYDQRERAQGSAGGEPVRLVMQARALFRGRVVAEDGEPVRHFQLEEHEVTSADGRFEVALSVVEERVIVSLEAPGFVPLTVDKPAQPNDLGDLVLQRAAQVTGRVRDEGGGPVADAVVGCDACDDSVMTGPDGSFTLASPSFVRKFNVSARKGRLSASAPFSTEERRPLELVLKRATRLSGTVYQANGTPAAGLQVKAINTERSEPLSIVTGPDGRYSVDVAPGNYRFMTGSEHDFSGQTVLLIQVGEGEQQVNFGPAPGTSPLTVVLQPGRGRVLWVVAGDMRGVTRPQQELNRVPYGQVIFQPTGERVLLQGLAPGRYTVIWASLHTEGEPPVVRTVDLPSSSEVVLTP from the coding sequence ATGCGCAAATGGCTCGTCATAGGTCTGGCCTTCGCCATGCTGTCCGTGGCGGTGGCGGTGTTGTGGCCTCGGTCCGGCGTCCCGGCGTCCACCGGGAACGCGGGGGCTCCCGCGATCCGCGCGCTGCCCGAGTTCGAGCCGGTGGAGGTGTCCTCCGGCGCTTCCGAGGGGCTCACCCTCACCGGGCGGGTGTTGGATCCCTCCGGCCGGCCCGTGCCGGACGCGGAGGTGTCGCTTGCCGCGAGCGCGCAGAAGACGCTCACCTCGGTACGCTGTGACGAGTGTGGACAGGCGCTGCTGGCCTGTCCGGCGCGCGAGAGCGGCATTCACGCATGGGCCTTCTTCGAGCAGGCCCGGGGTTTTCTCCAGGCCCGGGCCAGCACGCGCACGGACGCGCAGGGCCGCTTCCGCTTCGATCATCTCGTCGGCGTGTCCTTCTCCGTGTGGGCCCGGGCCGGGGGCTTCGGTGCCGCCCTGCGCGAGCGCGCGGCCCCGGGGGAGCCGGTGGACTTGTACCTGTCCTCGCCCCGGAGCATCGGCGGGCAGGTGGTGGACGACGCGGGCCGGGGCATGCCGGGCGCCCGGGTGTACGCGGTGTCGCGCAAGGTGCCCGTGCCGTCCGAGGCGGTGACGGGTCCGGATGGCTCCTTCACCCTGTCCGGCCTGGGCGAGGGGCCCTTCTATGTCGTGGCCTCGGCCCAGGGCTTCCTGCCCTCGGTGGAGCACCAGGTGGAGGCGGGTCCGCGCCCCGTGCGCTTGCGCCTGGAGCCCTCGCGCACCCTGGAGGTGCACGTCACCCACCAGGGCCGGCCCGTGGAGGCCACGGTGCGGCTGCGGGCGGATCACCTCGCCCGTGAGGCGCGCGCCGAGCGCGGCGTGGTGCGCTTCGAGGACCTGTACCCGGACTCGCTCGTGGTGTCCGCCGAGGCGGGAGCGCTCGGGGCCGAGCCGCGCACCCTGACGCTCAGCGAGCGCCTCACGCAAGTGACGCTCGAGCTGGAAGAGGCTGGCACGCTGCTCGTCACCGTGGTGGACGAGGCCGGGCAGCCGGTGCCCTCGCCGACCCTGATGCTGCGCACCTCCCGTGGCCCCCTGCCCATCCACACGCAGAAGCCGCAAACGGGCGCGCTGGTGCAGTTCGGCCCCCTGGCCGTGGGCGACTACGTGCTGGAGGGCAAGGCCCCGGGCTACCAGGACGCGCAGCTGCCCGCTCGCGTCAAGCCGGGCGAGACGACGTTGGAGCTGGAGATGTCGCGCGCCACGCTCATCTCCGGCCAGGTGTTGGATCAGTACGGCCGGCCCGCGCCCAACGTGTCGGTGCTGGTGCAGCCCACCGGGGACGCGGTGCTCGCGGACGAGGAGGGCCACTTCTCGGCGCCCGTGCCCACGCCGGGCCTCTACGAGCTGCACGCGCACCACTCCGAGTGGGGCGGCGGACAGGTGAAGGCGACGGCTCCGGCCGAGGGCGTGAAGCTGGAGCTGGAGCCACGCGCGTCGCTGGAGGTGACGGTGACGTCCGAGGGGCGCCGGGTGGAGGGCGCGGACGTGATGTTGTGGGTGGAGAGCGAGGGCATCTTCCGCAGCGACTCCACCTCGGGCTCCGATGGCGTGGTGCCCATGCGCGGCCTGCCCTCGGGCACCTACGCGCTGGTGGCCACGCACCCGGACTACCTGCCCTCGCCCCGGCAGAGCGTGGTGGTGGAGGACGGGCAGACGCAGCGCGTGACGGTGTCGCTCGAGCCCGGGGCCGTGCTGCGCGGCGAGGTGGTGGACACCCAGGGCGCGCCCATCGCGGGCGCGACGGTGTCGGTGCTGCCCCGCGCGTCCGAGGCGGTGACGACCGATGCCCAGGGGCAGTTCGAGATGCGCGCCCTCAACCCCGGGCGTCCCTACCTCGTGGAGGCACGGCACCCGGCGTACGACCAGCGCGAGCGCGCGCAGGGCTCGGCCGGTGGCGAGCCGGTGCGGTTGGTGATGCAGGCGCGCGCCCTGTTCCGCGGCCGCGTGGTGGCCGAGGACGGCGAGCCCGTGCGCCACTTCCAGCTGGAAGAGCACGAGGTGACGAGCGCGGACGGGCGCTTCGAGGTGGCGTTGTCCGTCGTGGAGGAGCGCGTCATCGTGTCCCTGGAGGCGCCGGGCTTCGTACCGCTGACGGTGGACAAGCCGGCCCAGCCCAATGATCTGGGCGATCTGGTGCTGCAGCGAGCGGCCCAGGTGACGGGCCGGGTGCGCGACGAGGGCGGAGGGCCCGTGGCGGACGCGGTGGTGGGGTGTGACGCGTGCGATGACTCGGTGATGACGGGGCCGGATGGCAGCTTCACCCTGGCCAGTCCCTCCTTCGTGAGGAAGTTCAACGTCTCCGCGCGCAAGGGGCGCCTGAGCGCCTCGGCGCCGTTCTCGACCGAGGAGCGCCGCCCGCTGGAGCTGGTGCTCAAGCGCGCCACGCGGCTGTCTGGCACGGTGTACCAGGCCAACGGCACGCCCGCCGCGGGCCTCCAGGTCAAGGCCATCAACACGGAGCGCTCGGAGCCGCTGAGCATCGTCACCGGGCCGGATGGGCGCTACTCCGTGGACGTGGCCCCGGGCAACTACCGCTTCATGACGGGCTCGGAACACGATTTCTCCGGCCAGACCGTGCTGCTCATCCAGGTGGGGGAGGGGGAGCAGCAGGTGAACTTCGGGCCCGCTCCCGGCACGAGCCCGTTGACGGTGGTGCTGCAGCCCGGACGGGGCCGGGTGCTCTGGGTCGTCGCCGGGGACATGCGCGGGGTGACCCGTCCCCAGCAGGAGCTGAACCGGGTGCCCTACGGGCAGGTCATCTTCCAGCCGACGGGCGAGCGCGTCCTCCTGCAGGGCCTCGCTCCGGGGCGTTACACCGTCATCTGGGCGAGCCTGCACACCGAAGGAGAGCCCCCCGTGGTGCGCACGGTGGATCTGCCCTCCTCGTCGGAGGTGGTCCTCACGCCCTGA
- a CDS encoding FHA domain-containing protein — MLEPLSLHIGRFHRERTEYERTLPPALLVFTPAIGAERVPDDADSDRQFRTLSHVSKPMMGVGEPVVFPVIKTRENAFGRGITVGRTGNNDVVLEDGTVSRFHAWFQRESQGGYLLTDAGSKNGTFVEGVRLLPRRACALNDGARVRFGHVELTFYLASGFTKVLARRPGP; from the coding sequence ATGCTCGAGCCTCTCAGCCTGCATATCGGCCGGTTCCATCGGGAGCGGACGGAGTACGAGCGGACGCTGCCCCCCGCGCTACTGGTGTTCACGCCCGCGATCGGGGCGGAGCGGGTGCCGGACGATGCCGACTCGGACCGTCAATTCCGCACCCTGAGCCATGTGTCCAAGCCCATGATGGGGGTGGGCGAGCCGGTGGTGTTCCCGGTGATCAAGACGCGGGAGAATGCGTTCGGCCGTGGCATTACGGTGGGACGAACGGGCAACAACGACGTGGTGCTCGAAGATGGTACGGTGTCGCGCTTCCACGCGTGGTTCCAGCGTGAGAGCCAGGGGGGCTATCTGCTCACCGACGCGGGCTCGAAGAACGGCACGTTCGTGGAGGGGGTTCGCCTGCTGCCACGGCGCGCGTGTGCCCTGAACGACGGAGCGCGCGTGCGCTTCGGTCATGTGGAGCTGACGTTCTATCTGGCCAGTGGCTTCACGAAGGTGCTCGCGCGGCGACCAGGTCCGTGA
- a CDS encoding Stp1/IreP family PP2C-type Ser/Thr phosphatase: MPLTTEAFGLTDVGRKRQHNEDAMLVDAPLGLFIVADGMGGHAAGEVASSRATEVVRQHMVSNRHLLKDLSTNTSQDARNAAQALMEVAIQRACADIFRMALSDPSKRGMGTTFVCLAVSGNKGVIGHVGDSRIYLVRHGQCHRLTEDHTLVAAQLKAGTITKEQAATSQYRNVITRAVGIQESVQVDTLIVDLFPGDLFLLCSDGLHGYLDDDEVLPLVQGSTPVDLPKRFVDLANERGGKDNITAVVVKVSGEGTLEAETSEAQSRMEALRKIPLFRHLTYKEQTAVLSIATTRTFPAGREIVVEGQPGEELFVVIRGRVVIEKSGVEIAELRPGGHFGEMGLIDNAPRSATVRAVEPTRTMVISRSDLMGLMKRESILAVKMLWSFVQVLSDRLRATNSELSEARQELAVAQAIQPFAEE; the protein is encoded by the coding sequence GTGCCATTGACCACAGAGGCGTTCGGCCTGACGGATGTGGGCCGGAAGCGGCAGCACAATGAAGATGCGATGCTCGTGGACGCCCCGCTTGGCCTGTTCATCGTGGCCGATGGCATGGGCGGCCACGCGGCGGGCGAAGTGGCCAGCTCGCGCGCCACCGAGGTGGTGCGCCAGCACATGGTGTCCAACCGCCATCTGCTCAAGGACCTGAGCACCAACACGAGCCAGGACGCGCGCAACGCGGCCCAGGCGCTGATGGAGGTGGCCATCCAGCGCGCGTGCGCGGACATCTTCCGCATGGCCCTGTCGGACCCGTCCAAGCGCGGCATGGGCACCACCTTCGTGTGCCTCGCGGTGAGCGGCAACAAGGGCGTCATCGGCCACGTGGGCGACTCGCGCATCTACCTGGTGCGCCATGGCCAGTGCCACCGGCTCACCGAGGATCACACCCTGGTGGCCGCCCAGCTCAAGGCCGGCACCATCACCAAGGAACAGGCCGCCACCTCCCAGTACCGCAACGTCATCACCCGCGCGGTGGGCATCCAGGAGTCCGTCCAGGTCGACACCCTCATCGTCGATCTCTTCCCGGGCGATCTCTTCCTGCTGTGCTCGGACGGCCTGCACGGCTACCTGGACGATGACGAGGTGCTGCCGCTCGTGCAGGGCTCCACCCCGGTGGACCTGCCCAAGCGCTTCGTGGATCTGGCCAACGAGCGCGGAGGCAAGGACAACATCACCGCCGTGGTGGTGAAGGTGTCCGGCGAGGGCACGCTGGAGGCGGAGACGAGCGAGGCGCAGAGCCGCATGGAGGCGCTGCGCAAGATTCCGCTCTTCCGCCACCTCACCTACAAGGAGCAGACGGCGGTGTTGTCCATCGCCACCACGCGCACCTTCCCCGCCGGCCGGGAGATCGTCGTGGAGGGCCAGCCGGGCGAGGAGCTCTTCGTCGTCATCCGCGGCCGGGTGGTCATCGAGAAGAGCGGGGTGGAGATCGCCGAGCTGCGCCCGGGCGGGCACTTCGGGGAGATGGGCCTCATCGACAACGCCCCCCGCTCGGCCACCGTGCGAGCGGTCGAGCCCACCCGCACCATGGTCATCTCCCGCTCGGATCTCATGGGGTTGATGAAGCGCGAGTCCATCCTGGCGGTGAAGATGCTCTGGAGCTTCGTGCAGGTGCTGTCGGATCGTCTGCGAGCCACCAACTCGGAGCTGAGCGAGGCCCGACAGGAACTGGCGGTGGCCCAGGCCATCCAGCCCTTCGCCGAGGAATAG